The Engraulis encrasicolus isolate BLACKSEA-1 chromosome 11, IST_EnEncr_1.0, whole genome shotgun sequence nucleotide sequence ATAACACAACTCAGGTCCGTTACAGTACAACCATCTTTACTGTACAGGTTTTTGACATTGCTGCTCTCTAGTCTATCAATGTAATGTGCAGAAATATATATACAGAACAAACACTATTACACAGCGTTCTCGGACAAGTCTTTAACAAGTCCATGAAAACATATGCATCATTGTGAGTCAGCAACTTGTGTTATAGAATATAAATGTACTTGTTTGTATTGGTGCTTCGTGTGTAGTAGGGAGGAAAGATAAGTATAGCTTCCTGAGTTGTAGAACTACCACCGCAAAAAAAACGGTGGTGTTTCAGTTCATTAACTTAAAGACACTATAGCATTCCATTCTATGCATTGAGCATAATATATAATGTAGTCCTGATGATAGAGGTGTTAAagtatgttaaagggacagtttggtcaatttcaacatgcagttgtaatgctcacactaccctggacttgtcagtgcctgagattttttcttcttcttcttcagccgtttccgagatcctggtcattgtaatgggggcagctctttgtttacatttcaaaaaaacatttttatttattcccaaaaacatccaaaaggttataaaacatcagcagacaactagcaaacagcagtaccttttgggaaaatatttggagttggcctatgtttcattttttaaaaatgtaaacaaatgctgcctccattagaattgctcatatctcggaaagggctgagccgaaaaatgtggcatcaccaggtactgacaagtcaagggtagcgtgagcaatacaactgcatgttgaaattgaccaaactgtccctttaagaacattGTCTTAGTTTATACACCCGGTATTCCATTTAATCTAATGGCACACTGTGAGAGCACTTGTGCATTACTTCATACACCTCTGCCTGACTGTGACAGAACATGCAGGTGCAATGCCATACCTTCCAGAGCCTCGCGCAAGGGTTGCAGGAACCGCTCAAACTCCATCTCCTCCATGGCTGACATCACATCGCCAGCATTCAGCGTCTTCCGTTTTGACTTCATGGCAAAGTTGTTAGCGCTAGAGGACCACAAGGAGGCCGTCATCAACACATTGACCGACAAACTCAAGCCAAAACTAAACAACACATTACTCGTGCATACTTAGATGTTTTCTGTAGCCTACTTACCAGGATGTAGCGTAAAGAACAAATACACTGGCCGCCTGGGAGATGGCCCTTCTCGCCTCCTTTGATACATTCACTCCATCGGGCAGCTACATAggataaacacaatgttgtgagcaACAGGACTCAAACGATTTCGAACAAGTGTATGGGGTAGCGGTAGCCCTGATGATGGATTTCTGACACACTATTGCCTCTCATGGAGCACATTACAATGGTATAATGCAGATTTTGTTTATCTATGAGAAATAAATCAAACGAAAATGTGTCAACCAAAAGCAAACTCACTGCTTCTTTAATTATCCGCGTAATGACAGCGTTGGGAAGGTTGAGGTCCTCGGGTCTTTCTGCCATCACTGCCCACAACTTCTGTACGTCCTGAAGATCTTAGCTTGTCCCAAGAAGAGAGTAAATTTCCAGATTCAGTGCAACCAGGCTCTTCCCTGAGATTATAGCCAATCGCGCCCTTCAGCAGAGTGAAGACAACCTGCTTTTGAGTTGCAGCCTGCTAGCGGGGTTGCTTGTCGTTAGCTAGCAAGCTAGCAGAGTAAGGTAGCAATGCCCACTTGAATAAGTTTAATGATGAAGACTCAAACCATTCGACGTAAATATCTAGGACAGCAACACATTAGTGCAAGATTCCTGGTGGTACAGTCTAATACAGGCGCCCAAATCAAAGGATATAACCGGCCTTTTAGACGCGTAAACACTGCTCCAAGCAGACAACTCTCTCTGACAACAGAAGCAAACAGGCTGAAAGCGCGCTCGAACAATACGAACCATGTGGTTTCCCTTTGACCTTACAACTTTGACCCTGCGCGATACAAACAACTATAATAAAACCTGGCAAAACTCTTTATTATCCGTTGTGTATCGAGtgcaaatgcaatataatataatataatataatgtaatgtaatataatataatgtgtttATAAAAAAAATGTGCATGCAAAAAGGATGAAGAAGCATGGGTTCATGGAATCAGCACCATCTTAGGTTGTGTGAAATGTATAGCCTTTATGATGTGGCTCTATTAAAGGcttaatggaaaaaaacattAGGCTATCATAGGAAATTAACTTCAATTAAGTTCCGTTCCCTCACAACAAACAATCTTGTGTTCTTTTAAATCactgaaaaagaaaatgaaaataaaagattTTTGAGCTATAATCAAGAATAGTGGatgcatgttttcatgtgctgtCTTGACTTCTGAAGCATATTGTCCAATGTCCTTTGGTCCTGCCATCAATAATAATGCACCATTTAGGGCCTATAGTGTTACACACCGCCAGACTTGTTTGTGGCCTCTCCTCCCATAACAGTTTTTCCTGTGGAATTTTCTCATGCTGCTCCATCTGTGTGTTTCTATAAATGGCAACGGCGAGGCGTTGTGTTCTTCACACTCCAATGGCAGCCTTTATTTGGCTatttcaaatcaaacaaaaaatatatagtttCCTGATTTTCCCAGCAGCAAGTTGCTCAAGCACTATCTTTTCACTAAGTGGTGTAGGCCTATGAATATGTGTAGTGAGGCCTCTAACTTCCATATTGCCTTAACATTGTGTTTTGTCAAACATATTTCGCCAGGTGGTTggagagagtaattaaccagtacacGCGCTCTTCTCCCATGACTGAGTCTGTCACCATGCACTGCCTCCTTTGGCCGCCACACCaggatgcccccttgcacaggtggggcacaaatgcaatttcattgtgtgcagtgcgaGTGCTGTGtactgtggaatgctgtgtcacaatgacaatgggagtttcccggGTGGGTTTTTCGTATTTGTAGGCCTAGCTATTTTATGCTTAGGTGCCTCTGGGCCTCAGGTTTCtttcccacacagtgtccctaacCAACACAGTGTGCTGCTAACCCCTTCACAAGCCTTTTGCTTTTTGAAAAGTTTTGTAGTACACACTCTCTCATCTGGCCCTTTTTGTCATATGAAGAGGCATGTGGTGGTCTACAGCTCTGAGGTCCATCTCCAATGGTCCAGAGATGTACTAGCACCTGGTTCTCCATCACCAGGCCAGATTTGGCTTTAAATGTTGAATGTGTAAACTTTTAAGTCGTTTACCTCCAGACtgtatactgcccattcacaaatgttatctttttcattagCAATTTCCAGCTCATTCATTCTgattgggaaaattacacttcccatacataaaaagggtgcagcatagttgcaatgggcAGAATAGTTGTAATGCATACTCTGGCCACAATGCATGCTCTACCTTTGAGGTGAGGTCCAAAAACAATGTAAATTGCATACAAAACTTGGCTCATTTCTCTAACATGACTTAGATTAATGCACAACCTTCACAGACACATGCGGATTGTGACAGATTTTATTGAAGACATGCTGGCACCGTCATTGGTGCATTATCTACACAAGGAATATGTTATTCTGGAGTAACACACTCAATAATACAAAAATACTACAGTAACGGTATTTAGCATATATATatacttccctcttcattatactccatagatttccataccaagtttttcaaTTTTTGTTACAAactaattctaatttgccagacagaacattccattgactttcaatggggtttcatttctggcaaattagaattagtttgtaacaaaatagaaaaacttggtatggaaatctatggagtataatgaagaggaaAGTGTGGGTCACTAGATCaaggaacaaaaaacagctgacagctaagcatcaatgatatctgggctttcataaccctcatgcaatgccactgccattgacttcaatgttaaacacagtcaggtcagcagtctaacccatgactgcagttttgagtaatgaacaaggctgagactttttaaagcctcaggaagcttttaccagtgtttagagttaattggttaattcagatgattaggttaatagcttgtttagacaaccttttcatgatatgctaattttttgagatatgaatattgggttttcatgagctgtatgccaaaatcatcaatattaaaacaaaacaagacctgaaatatttcagttggtgtgcaatgaatgtaaaacatatgaaagtttattttttatcattacattatggggaaaaaatgaactttaacacaatatgctaattatttgagaaggacctgtatatataTAAACAATGGATTAATGACAAAATACATGTATAGAAATATTAATTATTAAAAACACTACTTCTGTGTCCAACATGATTACTTACTCAATTATATACATAATGTGTGTAAGTGTCAATGACGGATGCCAATTGCGCTTGTTCGCTTCTCAGAGCTCGAACTCACAATCTACCGATCACAGTAAACCCTTTTGTGCAACCACTTCAAacttgagtttgacacctctggtgtagGTCAATAGGTCAGCACCATCTTATCTGTATGAGGCCTCTCATGGACTTCTattaacattctaacattctaccGTCAAACTGGGCTAATTGGCATCTGCTACAAAAGTTATATTGTCGTTTTGCCTTCAGAGTGCACTGTGTTGTGAAAGAGGAAGCAGACTATATGACACCTGCTGCATCTCATTGACATTATATGGCTGCAACTATATTCCAGCTCCCTCTTAACCCTCTTAACAGCATTAATTTCCTATGTGTCACTTAACTGCAATCTAACCCATtaggtatggaatagcggccgacgaggtgtcccgatatcaagggaaataatggacgaggcagagcgttctaaacagcccgacggcgcagacgaagggctgttcgcttcgccaagtccattttcccttgatattgggacacctcgaaggccgctattccgcttatcacccggttaccagcatttaagcattaatttattaatatgttgatctaaggcttgacttgacaaccagatgcgatagaactaacgacgcggtcttgactagacaaccagatgcgatagaactagtaacggcacttcgccagaaagttagaatagaagcaacttggacgcccgcccgcatcataggtgtcctgctaccggggaataaaggacacctgctcagccaatcagaaggcgTTCCGTCtcctcactgggtgataataatGTATAAGAAAGGTGTAAAGAAATACATGACACAAGGTATTAAAATGGCACGCACATGTAATTACGTAGTAACACTACTCTGATTTTTGTAGCATATCCCTACCATCCATGCCCATATCGTTTGGTGATATCAACTTTTGTCTTCAACAATGCTATCAGATCCTTGGTCTCCATACGGGACTCAGGATCATATTGAAGCAGTGGTTTCACAATGTCGTGAAGTGGTTGCTGTAGTTTAGACATGGCCTGGGGAGTTGTTTTATTGTAAAGAAGCTTACGCATTTCTTGCAGTGAGCTGTATGACCACGGTTTAGAAGCTGTAAACATCTCGAGAAGAGTTATGCCAAGAGACCACGTGTCAGACATGGTGCTGCATTTGTTACACTCTACGAGACATTCTGGGGCCATGTACTGTGGCGTCCCCCCCAGTGGGCCACAGGAAGCCCCCATGTGACTGCTTCCAGATGTCATCGTCACAGTC carries:
- the pole3 gene encoding DNA polymerase epsilon subunit 3, encoding MAERPEDLNLPNAVITRIIKEALPDGVNVSKEARRAISQAASVFVLYATSCANNFAMKSKRKTLNAGDVMSAMEEMEFERFLQPLREALEAYKKGQKGKKEASEQKKKDKEKKSDAEESDKNKDEEEEEEEHMDEEPEVENEAEDEEVEN
- the LOC134458793 gene encoding RAC family serine/threonine-protein kinase homolog, encoding MMAVATTETKILIANEYINGANLQQILHTEITLKLQQEDKLFVALDLAMAVEYIHGKKIIHQDLKPANIMVAAENKKAYLTDWGLANLLETVTMTSGSSHMGASCGPLGGTPQYMAPECLVECNKCSTMSDTWSLGITLLEMFTASKPWSYSSLQEMRKLLYNKTTPQAMSKLQQPLHDIVKPLLQYDPESRMETKDLIALLKTKVDITKRYGHGW